From the Streptomyces nigrescens genome, one window contains:
- a CDS encoding DEAD/DEAH box helicase, with the protein MSVIPLKEHQVDQKSSFRKWVGFPARSFVPPEGARATGVSATGSGKTITAAASALDYFPESRILVMVPTLDLIVQSAQSWRRVGHRSPMVAVCSVDNDPVLNELGVRTTTNPIQLALWAGKGPVVVFATYASLVDREDPTDPTGQRKVRGPLETALAGGEGLYGQSMAGFDLAVLDEGHMTAGDIGRPWAAIHDNSRIPVDFRFYLTATPRILAAPRPQRGRDGQELVIASMEADSRTYGTRIFDLGLAEAVERSILAGFELDVLEIRDPDPVLGLSEDALRGRRLALLQAALLEHAAARNLHTVMTFHQRVEEARGFAEQMPATAAELHTAEASEAAFAHAEELPASSIDAELYELEEGRHVPPQRVWADWLCGDHPVAHRREVIGQFANGINATGKRVHRAFLASVRALGVGVDITGLRGVEAVCIVGSRTSQVDIVQNIGRALRPNPDGTVKTARIIIPIFLRPGEDPKDMVASASYQPLVDILQGLRSHSERMVDQLASRALTRGQERRRLHVRPAPGSAGTEGEEAEETESEGQREVDRVDAVVVNFAQPRDAADIAALTRCRVIRPQSLVWLEGYQALRRWRAEHELTGLHAVAYDVETAAGSTDAFPLGRWVHQQRRALRAGELDPHRKTLLDEAGMVWEPGEEAWETKLAALRSYHRATGHLAPRQDAVWGEGQEMVPIGQHLANLRRKGGLGKNPERAAVRAEQLTAIDPDWNCPWPLDWQRHYRVLADLVDADGHLPHIAPGVVFDGDDLGTWRWRQQEPGTWAQLTTEQQERLSRLGIQPLEAPAVAPAEEHAAKGQGKARQAFQRGLTALAQWIEREGDRPVPRGHSETIAVDGGEAEPVVVKLGVWVSNTKTRRDRLAPEQRAALRELGVEWA; encoded by the coding sequence ATGTCAGTGATTCCGCTCAAGGAACACCAGGTAGACCAGAAGTCGAGTTTCCGGAAGTGGGTTGGATTTCCTGCAAGATCTTTTGTGCCTCCGGAGGGAGCGCGTGCCACGGGCGTGTCCGCGACCGGGTCGGGCAAGACGATCACGGCCGCTGCGAGCGCGCTGGACTATTTCCCCGAGAGTCGGATTCTGGTGATGGTGCCCACGCTGGACCTGATCGTGCAGAGCGCGCAGTCCTGGCGCCGGGTGGGACACCGCTCCCCCATGGTCGCGGTGTGCTCGGTGGACAACGACCCGGTGCTGAACGAGCTCGGCGTGCGCACCACCACCAACCCGATCCAGCTTGCCCTGTGGGCCGGCAAGGGGCCGGTCGTCGTGTTCGCCACGTACGCCTCCCTGGTGGACCGTGAGGACCCCACCGACCCCACGGGGCAGCGGAAGGTTCGCGGGCCGCTGGAGACGGCCCTGGCGGGCGGAGAAGGGCTGTACGGACAGTCGATGGCAGGGTTCGACCTCGCCGTCCTGGACGAAGGGCACATGACGGCCGGGGACATCGGCCGGCCCTGGGCAGCGATCCACGACAACAGCCGGATCCCCGTCGACTTCCGCTTCTACCTCACCGCGACCCCGCGCATCCTGGCCGCGCCGCGGCCCCAGCGCGGCCGGGACGGCCAGGAGCTGGTGATCGCCTCGATGGAAGCCGACTCCCGCACCTACGGCACCAGGATCTTCGACCTCGGACTGGCGGAAGCGGTGGAACGCTCGATCCTCGCAGGGTTCGAGCTCGACGTGCTGGAAATCCGCGACCCAGACCCAGTCTTGGGGCTGTCCGAGGACGCGCTGCGCGGGCGGCGCCTCGCGCTGCTGCAGGCCGCGTTGCTGGAGCACGCCGCAGCGAGGAACCTGCATACCGTCATGACTTTCCACCAGCGGGTTGAAGAAGCCCGGGGGTTCGCCGAGCAGATGCCGGCCACCGCCGCCGAGCTGCACACCGCCGAGGCCTCCGAGGCGGCCTTCGCTCATGCGGAGGAGCTGCCGGCGTCCTCCATCGACGCCGAGCTGTACGAGCTGGAGGAAGGCCGCCACGTCCCGCCGCAGAGGGTGTGGGCCGACTGGCTGTGCGGCGACCACCCCGTCGCCCACCGGCGCGAGGTGATCGGACAGTTCGCCAACGGCATCAACGCCACCGGCAAGCGGGTCCACCGCGCGTTCCTCGCCTCCGTGCGCGCCCTGGGCGTCGGGGTCGACATCACCGGGCTGCGCGGCGTGGAGGCGGTGTGCATCGTCGGCTCCCGCACCTCCCAGGTCGACATCGTCCAGAACATCGGCCGGGCACTGCGGCCAAATCCGGACGGCACCGTCAAGACCGCCCGGATCATCATCCCGATCTTCCTTCGGCCCGGCGAAGACCCCAAGGACATGGTGGCCTCCGCCAGCTATCAGCCGCTGGTCGACATCCTCCAAGGCCTGCGCTCACACTCGGAGCGCATGGTCGACCAGCTCGCCTCCCGCGCCCTCACCCGCGGCCAGGAGCGCCGGCGCCTCCATGTCCGGCCGGCTCCCGGCAGCGCGGGGACAGAGGGCGAAGAGGCGGAGGAGACCGAGAGCGAGGGGCAGCGGGAGGTGGACCGCGTCGATGCGGTGGTGGTCAACTTCGCCCAGCCCCGCGACGCCGCCGACATCGCCGCACTGACCCGATGCCGCGTCATCCGACCCCAGTCACTGGTCTGGCTCGAGGGCTACCAAGCCCTACGACGCTGGCGCGCCGAGCACGAGCTCACCGGACTCCACGCCGTCGCGTACGACGTCGAGACCGCGGCCGGCTCGACGGACGCTTTTCCGCTGGGACGGTGGGTGCACCAACAGCGCCGGGCGCTGCGGGCCGGCGAACTCGACCCCCACCGCAAAACCCTCCTCGACGAAGCCGGCATGGTCTGGGAACCCGGCGAAGAAGCCTGGGAGACCAAACTCGCCGCACTCCGCTCCTACCACCGAGCCACCGGACACCTCGCCCCCCGCCAAGACGCCGTCTGGGGCGAAGGCCAGGAGATGGTGCCCATCGGGCAGCACCTGGCCAACCTCCGCCGCAAAGGCGGCCTCGGCAAGAACCCGGAACGGGCCGCTGTGCGCGCGGAGCAGCTGACCGCGATCGACCCGGACTGGAACTGCCCGTGGCCGCTGGACTGGCAACGCCACTACCGGGTGCTCGCCGATCTCGTCGACGCCGACGGCCACCTGCCCCACATCGCACCGGGCGTCGTCTTCGACGGCGACGACCTCGGCACATGGCGGTGGCGCCAACAAGAGCCAGGCACCTGGGCGCAACTGACCACCGAACAACAGGAACGGCTCTCCCGGCTGGGCATCCAGCCCCTTGAGGCGCCGGCTGTAGCCCCGGCAGAGGAGCATGCGGCCAAGGGACAGGGCAAGGCGCGGCAGGCGTTCCAACGCGGCCTCACCGCCCTCGCGCAATGGATCGAGCGGGAAGGAGACCGGCCGGTGCCCCGCGGCCACAGCGAGACGATCGCGGTCGACGGCGGTGAGGCGGAGCCGGTGGTCGTAAAGCTGGGCGTATGGGTCTCCAACACCAAAACGAGACGGGACCGGCTGGCCCCCGAGCAGCGCGCCGCGCTGCGGGAGCTGGGCGTGGAATGGGCGTGA